The genomic DNA TGAGCTAGTACTTGACTCCCATTCATCCAAGAGAGTTTTTATCAACTTGCCTAACTTCTCTGATCTGTGTGTAGGTTGAACGATGTTGGCATTATCCCAACGAGAACATGGATCTATCCATCTGTTTTGGCTGGAGCACCAAGCCCCAGGAACAGCCTTGTTGTACCTACGTTTCAATATCATTCTATCAATTTTATCAAGCACTGCATCACCCTGACGGAACTGTCTGGCAAAAGGTATTCCACTCTTAATCATTTCGTCATAATCCGTCATGTTGAGAAAATGGGGTTCCGTTGTTGGAGGACTATCCCAAGCCGTATACCTTAGGTCGCTATTTACTGTCATATTCTGGAAATCTTGTGAGTTGCATATAAGTGAATGAAAATAACCTTCTTGGGACGATAATACATTTGTGAAGTACAAGAGTAGTGTCCGGGCTAGGTTATCCCAACCCAGCACACAGTACTCTACAAAGGACCTGCTGAGGATGACCCATGGTGAACCTGTTGAACAACAAATTGAGAGATAGTACTGTTAGATGCGTCTTACAAGTTGGAAGCATACATGCACAAGTTTAGGAAAGGAGAAAAATGCCTGTGAAGAACTTGAAAGATTGAGGGGTGACCCGATTTTGTGTAGCTTTGAAAAATGATTTCCTGTTAGCTAGATAGATCCCTGCATCAACTATAATGGGTTTAACTCTCTTATCTCTGCATGGACATGGTTTGGAGGGTCAACGAAACAGCGTTGATACAATTTCCATAAAAAGGTAAAAGCGAAAAGGCATTCATGCTTACTCCTTCCATCCAATATCACTAGTGTGATTCACAAAACtaagattccttggcacatgGGAGAAAGCATAAATTAAATCTGCATCAATGGCAACAAATAATTAACACTTTTTAGTTTCTTAATAGCACATCAAGTAATTAATTTGCTGATCCAGAGAAAAAGATAATTGAGATATCATTCAACTCAAACAAGTGTTATGCAAAACAGTTTACTCAGAGAAGCAGGACCAATGATATGCATGGTTAAGTGAGTGCAATTAAACACAAAAAAGTTAGTGAACTGTCGAAACTCAAAAGGAGTAACTGTTGTGGAGCTGATAGTAACATAAAGTATGATTAATAAACCTAATGCAGTGCATGTATAAATATAGATCAGGAGGAAAATGGAATTCTACATGACTGCTAGCATCTCCAGCATTGTCCAATCAGCAGTCATATACTTTTAGGAAGATAAACCAAGTTAAAGAGCACTTGTATACCAGGAAGTTTCATAGTTTTTACAGTGAAATAAGATGGATCCTGAATGAGCCACGAAAAGGCAAAACCTCTACGACAGAGATTCTGCTGACCAGAAAGGTCTGTATTAGGTACTTCTCTTCGATAAAGCTTCATAAAGCATATGATTCCACATATTCATACTGTTTCCTACAAGCATAATAGTTTTGGAAATGATTATCACATGCAAGTTCACTTTCAGATGCTTATGAGAAAGTAGAGACCTCAAGACAGTATCTGGATGCTTAAAGGCTATGATAACAAGGTTTTACAAGTCTTGCATTTAAATCCACACCCTGTGCTATATAGGCCAGCCTTGAATTCAGCTTCAGTTCAAACATTAAGACTATGGATTAAATGACGTCAGCAAGtgccaaacaaacaaaaaaagagTATGCAACAATATAGTCATACGATTTGTGAAATTACATAAAGAGAATACTCTCATAAAGAATTACTAAAATTCACATAAAAGTGTTCTGGTCAAGTCAAAGAAGCCAACTTACCTAGGCTGCTTGGCATAAAAAGGACCATATTCATTATCTTGGGGCACTTTTGAAATTATATATAATAGAACAAATTCTGGTCAAGTCTAGAGATCTAAATTGGCTATGTTTCTAGAATAAAACATTAACTAGTTCGGTGGAAATGAAGAATCCAAAGTAATTCACACTTCATAAAAATTCTAAAGCATATGCATTGCTTATGTATGTGTGAAATTCTTTTAACAGTAATTCTTGTACATATTTCATCTGTTGAAACTGCCAAAATTAATCATCATATTCATAAAAATGTAAGGAACAAATATGATTACTTTGTCATCATATACTTGAGCATCCCAGTATATACCATCTGTTAAATATTATACAAGACATATTGAGGGTGACAATTAAAAAGGACACAACACAGTTCTTGTTCTTGTGGGTAATATACACAAAATTTGAGAACGTAAGCTTGAATTATTCCCTAATAGTTTTTTACACTACTTAGATAATGTAGCCAATGAAAATAAACCACGTTCATAAAGTTTGCGTCAACTAAATGGATTTTATCTGTCATTACATGCTAAGATTAAATCTCTAATAACACTTaggttattttctttttaaattatattGAGTGTAGTCTCCATTGGTCTCTCCTTAATAACATTCATATTTAAGTATACATCGTCAATGAGAAATCAAGTTtactaatttccaaatttatgtGAAGTAAACCCCAAGAAAACTAATGCGAGCAAGGCAGATTCAACTGAAATACCATATCAAGATTTAGTTCGAATGAGGTATGCCATTAGTATCATCAAATGAGTGAAGG from Zingiber officinale cultivar Zhangliang chromosome 4A, Zo_v1.1, whole genome shotgun sequence includes the following:
- the LOC121972046 gene encoding beta-glucuronosyltransferase GlcAT14A-like — protein: MPLRYPTAARGCGAAVERWMFPILSVLFVAVLLLLSGISGFKASTAFLDRRLTATDVRRGSAHLPSFAYYITGGRGDSSRVLRLLLAVYHPRNRYLLHLSADAPASERADLAARAWLSIPAIRAFGNVDVIGKASAMTPMGSSGLAATLQAASLLLRLDDGWDWFVTLTAEDYPLISQDDLIYAFSHVPRNLSFVNHTSDIGWKEDKRVKPIIVDAGIYLANRKSFFKATQNRVTPQSFKFFTGSPWVILSRSFVEYCVLGWDNLARTLLLYFTNVLSSQEGYFHSLICNSQDFQNMTVNSDLRYTAWDSPPTTEPHFLNMTDYDEMIKSGIPFARQFRQGDAVLDKIDRMILKRRYNKAVPGAWCSSQNRWIDPCSRWDNANIVQPTHRSEKLGKLIKTLLDEWESSTSSCR